The Theropithecus gelada isolate Dixy chromosome 3, Tgel_1.0, whole genome shotgun sequence genomic sequence ccaccactcaacaAAATGCCTGCactcaccatccttcaagtccatgtgacctgattcttcctggacactggaCAAGGACCTCAGTACCAAGAGAGCAGGGTGTAAAAGGCTGTCACCCTCACTCTACACTGATCTGATTAACACTTAGCCATCCATGGACAACAACTACTAAAAGAACATTAATTGTAACACTGGACAAGGACCTCAGTACCAAGAGAGCAGGGTGTAAAAGGCTGTCACCCTCACTCTACACTGATCTGGTTAACACTTAGCCATCCATGGACAACAACTACTAAAAGAACATTAATTGTAACAAGTCCTCTGTCACAAGTCCCACGAGGGGGTCAGGAAATTCTCCTCTCACTAACTCTCTGTAACGATTGTTCCCTGCTTCTCTCCCTTATTTAGGTAAAATAATTTAAgggtgaagagaaaaaaaaaaggcataattgAGTAGCAAAGCAAAAAAGTGTGAGACGATTATGGAAATATTTGGCTTAAGGGAGCCACAATTTTCACTTAGTCACCCTCTTTCTGGAGCTTCTTAGCTGTTAGAGCCAGAGGAGGAAAGATAGGCCTGCTCTGAAGGATGAAAACAAGGACACAGTTGAAGGTCTAATTCTGATAGAGTGCTGGTGAAGGGCACCCACAAATCAAGGTCACAGGCCTAAAATAAAGGAAGGATTAAAGAGATACCAGGAAattgcaaaaataagaaaaaaaggaaggtatTGCAATTTTAATAATAGGAAAAGAGACAGGTAAAGTTTAAAGTACTAATCAAGATAGGGAAAgatattttgtaattataaagtTACAAAATTAACAATATATGAAGGTACTAAGATACCACACAACAAAAGCACCACAAAACCATATAACagctaaatataaaaagtaatgtCTGTTAGATATTCAAggataaattataaaactaaaattataatggGATACCTTAAAACTCATTTTCAAggattatataaaaaataagataaacaaattaaaaatgatataaatacattttctcatgtACAGAGAGCAAGATAAAAAGATTTGgaaatgtatattcttttaattgagagtacaaattattttctatatccaTGGAAACTTTACAAAAATAGATCACACAACTGACCTCAAAGCAAATCTTGatagaatttaaaaagtgaaatgtttTACAGGCTACTTTTTatgaacataataaaataaaattagataataaaatagtGATCCTCTTTCCCTACTCACCTCCCTAATAGTAACTACTTGGAAATTAAGAATGCACTCATTATTAGCCCATGGATCAAAGACAACATGAAAACTGAGATTACAAACCAtctagaaaacaacaaaaaaggatgaATATccaaagagaacacaaaaaaactgagaaaatttatAACCTTATGTTTCTTTGATAAATGgcaaagtaaaaaggaaagagaatgaagcaTATTTCAAAGcctaaagaaaatttataaagaagtATAGAACTAGAATCAAACAATTAGGGCTGAAGAAGTGGCAAAGGTGATTAAAGATATTAGATCACCTACCACCAAggatgggagagaaagaagatatATCATTAGAAAAGTCATTGTGAACATGTGCACAGGCATACCTTGCCTTATTAAACTTTGCAGATACTATGTTTTTACAAACGGAGTGTGTGTAGCAACTGTGGTCAAGCGCAAGTCTATTGGTGTCGTTTTTCTGACAGCGTGTGCTCACTTAGTGTCTCTCCATCACGTTTTGACAATTCTtgtaatatttcaaatgttttcattattattatatctgctaTGGTGATTTGTGCTCTTTGATGatactattataattgttttggggcactgTGAAATATACTcctaaaagacagaaaactttatAGATGTGTGTGTTCTGGCTGCTCCACTGACCATCCATTCCcccatctctttccttttctttaggcCTTTCTATTCTCTGAGACACAGTAATATTAAATTTAGGCCAATTTACAACCTTGTAATGACCTCTAAGTGTTTTAAGTAAAAGGAAAAGTTGTACTTTTTCACTTTAAAtccaaaactagaaataattaagctgagtgaggaaggcatgttgaaagacgagataggctgaaagctaggcctcttgagTCAAATagtcaagttgtgaatgcaaagaaaacatttttggagaaatttaaaagtgctactccagtgaacacacaaatgatatgaaagtgaaacagccttattgctgatatggagaaagctttagtggtctggatagaagatcaaaccagccacaacactcccttaagccaaaacctaatccagagcaaggccctaatgCTCTTCATTTCTATGAAGGATgacagaggtgaggaagctgcagaagaaaaggttGAAGCTGGCAGAGGTTGGctcatgagatttaaggaaaaaaagccatcttcataacataaaaatgcaaagtgaagcagcaaatgctgatgtagaagctgcatcACATTATCCATGAGATCTaactaagatcattgatgaaggcaGTTAAACTGAACAATGGATTTTAAATGTAGACACAATGGATTTtaaatgtagacaaaacagccttctattgaaaGAACATATCATCTAGGACTTCATAGCTAGAGAGTAGAAGTCAATACTTGCCTTCAgaacttcaaaggacaggctgatgATCTTCTTAGGGGCTAGCACAATTGTTGAATTTAAGCTGCAGCCAATATTCAGTTACCATttcaaaaatcctagggcccctAAGAATTCTGCTAAGTGTACTCTACCTGTCcctataaatgaaacaacaaagcctgacTCTTTACagtacatctgtttacagcatggtttagtGAATATTTTAAGCACACTGTTGAGACCTAGTGCTTGGAAAAAAAGATTGCTTTCAAATCATTACTGCTCATTCACAACACACCTGGTGACCCAGTACCTCTGatgaagatgtacaaggagattaatagATAAGTAGATCgaagatataataaataaattgatcTTCTGTCAGCAATTAAgacctagaaataaaaataagggagAGTCCATTAAATAACAATATAAgcataaaatttatagaaatatcCTTGCCTAGAATAGCATAGAATTGTTAcccaaaaaattataaactttttgaATTGTACAAAATAGTACTAAAAATGAAAAGGGTAATATTCTTAGGAAGATTAAAATGTCAATTCTgctaaaattaagaattaaatgtaattttattcaGATTCCAGAAGGTCATATTCAGGGATAAATTTTATAAGATGAtcttaaatatgaaataataaacgTTTGACAATAGTTATgaaaatttaaggaaaagaagAGCAGATATAGAAGACCTACCTTACTATTGTTAGAAGTAAGATGGCATTGTTCTAGAATTAGAAAATTAGATTataatgtcaaaaacaaaattaaaaaattttaaagtaggttaaaaaattaaaaatttgtcaaATGATTCCAGTACATATAAGCATTTAATATATGACAAAGTATTTCAATTTCATTGGTAAAAGATgaattgtttaataaatagttATATAACAATTGACTCTCCAATTGAAGGAATAAGTTTGGGTTCTTATTTTAACATGATATCTAGAAtacatttcaaatgaaataataacaagtgcaaaaaatttaaatatattagaatTACAACTAGGCTACACATGTGATCCAGGGTGGAATGACTTTCTTAGGTAAGATAAAAAACCTGGATGCTCTAAAAGATTACATATTCAGCTAGacaaaattaaggccaggcatggtggctcacatctgtagtcccagtgctttgggaggctgaatcggGAGGATTGCTGTGGGCcgggagtttgtgaccagcctgagcaacaggcaaaatcctgtctcttcaaaaaacaaaaaataacaaaaacaaaaacaactaaaaacaaaTCCTTAAGTAAAGATTATCAAGTTTTAGTATGTATACTATACAAATGGAcaagaaaaataatctaattgattaaacaataaaaacagaaatatttcataGTAGAGAGAAAATCTACATGGCCAATAAACATCTGAGAAGATGCTGAAAATGTAGTCAGAGATGTAAATCAAATACAATTTAGTGTTATTTACATCCATTAGATTgccaaaaatgtggaaagaataaTAGCATTATTGCTAGCCGTAATATGAGGAAATgggtactttcttttttattttttgctttaaaaaatatttattatgatttttttcaaacataTACAGAAGTAGAGACACTATCACAACAAACTTCCATATACCTATCACCAAAATTTCACATTTCCGTAAACTTGGCAGATAAATTTTTTACTAAATGAATTTAcctgaatatttttacataatgaagattttatgtttaaacttttatgtttatattgTAGCAAACAGTAATATAggtctgattatatttccttatgAATTCAGACAAATAACAAATCATTTGTACCTATGAATGAAGTTATTTGTAGTCTTCGTCTATCTTTGGTACTGCTATTTCAAAAATTGGCCATGATGACTTTAGTATGACTTTACTGACTCTTTTACTCATCTTGAAATATAGTCATCACTGGCTTCTTCAAGAATACTTTTTacgttttttttattattattattatactttaagttctagggtacatgtgcataacgtgcaggtttgttacatatgtatacttgtgccatgttgctgtgctgcacccatcaactcgtcagcacccaacaactcgtcatttacatcaggtataactcccaatgcaatccctccccgctcccccctccccatgataggccccggtgtgtgatgtcccctttcccgagtccaagtgatctcattgttcagttcccacctgtgagtgagagcATGaggtgtttggtcttctgttcttgtgatagtttgctaagaatgatggtttccagctgcatccatgtccctacaaaggacacaaactcatcctttttatggctgcatagtattccatggtgtatatgtgccacattttcttcatccagtctgtcactgatggacatttgggttgattccaagtctttgccattgtgaatagtgccgcaatgaacatacgtgtgcatgtgtctttctagcagcatgatttataatcctttgggtatatccccagtaatgggatggctggttcatatggtatttctagttctagatccttgaggaatcgccatactgttttccataatggttgaactagtttacaatNNNNNNNNNNNNNNNNNNNNNNNNNNNNNNNNNNNNNNNNNNNNNNNNNNNNNNNNNNNNNNNNNNNNNNNNNNNNNNNNNNNNNNNNNNNNNNNNNNNNNNNNNNNNNNNNNNNNNNNNNNNNNNNNNNNNNNNNNNNNNNNNNNNNNNNNNNNNNNNNNNNNNNNNNNNNNNNNNNNNNNNNNNNNNNNNNNNNNNNNNNNNNNNNNNNNNNNNNNNNNNNNNNNNNNNNNNNNNNNNNNNNNNNNNNNNNNNNNNNNNNNNNNNNNNNNNNNNNNNNNNNNNNNNNNNNNNNNNNNNNNNNNNNNNNNNNNNNNNNNNNNNNNNNNNNNNNNNNNNNNNNNNNNNNNNNNNNNNNNNNNNNNNNNNNNNNNNNNNNNNNNNNNNNNNNNNNNNNNNNNNNNNNNNNNNNNNNNNNNNNNNNNNNNNNNNNNNNNNNNNNNNNNNNNNNNNNNNNNNNNNNNNNNNNNNNNNNNNNNNNNNNNNNNNNNNNNNNNNNNNNNNNNNNNNNNNNNNNNNNNNNNNNNNNNNNNNNNNNNNNNNNNNNNNNNNNNNNNNNNNNNNNNNNNNNNNNNNNNNNNNNNNNNNNNNNNNNNNNNNNNNNNNNNNNNNNNNNNNNNNNNNNNNNNNNNNNNNNNNNNNNNNNNNNNNNNNNNNNNNNNNNNNNNNNNNNNNNNNNNNNNNNNNNNNNNNNNNNNNNNNNNNNNNNNNNNNNNNNNNNNNNNNNNNNNNNNNNNNNNNNNNNNNNNNNNNNNNNNNNNNNNNNNNNNNNNNNNNNNNNNNNNNNNNNNNNNNNNNNNNNNNNNNNNNNNNNNNNNNNNNNNNNNNNNNNNNNNNNNNNNNNNNNNNNNNNNNNNNNNNNNNNNNNNNNNNNNNNNNNNNNNNNNNNNNNNNNNNNNNNNNNNNNNNNNNNNNNNNNNNNNNNNNNNNNNNNNNNNNNNNNNNNNNNNNNNNNNNNNNNNNNNNNNNNNNNNNNNNNNNNNNNNNNNNNNNNNNNNNNNNNNNNNNNNNNNNNNNNNNNNNNNNNNNNNNNNNNNNNNNNNNNNNNNNNNNNNNNNNNNNNNNNNNNNNNNNNNNNNNNNNNNNNNNNNNNNNNNNNNNNNNNNNNNNNNNNNNNNNNNNNNNNNNNNNNNNNNNNNNNNNNNNNNNNNNNNNNNNNNNNNNNNNNNNNNNNNNNNNNNNNNNNNNNNNNNNNNNNNNNNNNNNNNNNNNNNNNNNNNNNNNNNNNNNNNNNNNNNNNNNNNNNNNNNNNNNNNNNNNNNNNNNNNNNNNNNNNNNNNNNNNNNNNNNNNNNNNNNNNNNNNNNNNNNNNNNNNNNNNNNNNNNNNNNNNNNNNNNNNNNNNNNNNNNNNNNNNNNNNNNNNNNNNNNNNNNNNNNNNNNNNNNNNNNNNNNNNNNNNNNNNNNNNNNNNNNNNNNNNNNNNNNNNNNNNNNNNNNNNNNNNNNNNNNNNNNNNNNNNNNNNNNNNNNNNNNNNNNNNNNNNNNNNNNNNNNNNNNNNNNNNNNNNNNNNNNNNNNNNNNNNNNNNNNNNNNNNNNNNNNNNNNNNNNNNNNNNNNNNNNNNNNNNNNNNNNNNNNNNNNNNNNNNNNNNNNNNNNNNNNNNNNNNNNNNNNNNNNNNNNNNNNNNNNNNNNNNNNNNNNNNNNNNNNNNNNNNNNNNNNNNNNNNNNNNNNNNNNNNNNNNNNNNNNNNNNNNNNNNNNNNNNNNNNNNNNNNNNNNNNNNNNNNNNNNNNNNNNNNNNNNNNNNNNNNNNNNNNNNNNNNNNNNNNNNNNNNNNNNNNNNNNNNNNNNNNNNNNNNNNNNNNNNNNNNNNNNNNNNNNNNNNNNNNNNNNNNNNNNNNNNNNNNNNNNNNNNNNNNNNNNNNNNNNNNNNNNNNNNNNNNNNNNNNNNNNNNNNNNNNNNNNNNNNNNNNNNNNNNNNNNNNNNNNNNNNNNNNNNNNNNNNNNNNNNNNNNNNNNNNNNNNNNNNNNNNNNNNNNNNNNNNNNNNNNNNNNNNNNNNNNNNNNNNNNNNNNNNNNNNNNNNNNNNNNNNNNNNNNNNNNNNNNNNNNNNNNNNNNNNNNNNNNNNNNNNNNNNNNNNNNNNNNNNNNNNNNNNNNNNNNNNNNNNNNNNNNNNNNNNNNNNNNNNNNNNNNNNNNNNNNNNNNNNNNNNNNNNNNNNNNNNNNNNNNNNNNNNNNNNNNNNNNNNNNNNNNNNNNNNNNNNNNNNNNNNNNNNNNNNNNNNNNNNNNNNNNNNNNNNNNNNNNNNNNNNNNNNNNNNNNNNNNNNNNNNNNNNNNNNNNNNNNNNNNNNNNNNNNNNNNNNNNNNNNNNNNNNNNNNNNNNNNNNNNNNNNNNNNNNNNNNNNNNNNNNNNNNNNNNNNNNNNNNNNNNNNNNNNNNNNNNNNNNNNNNNNNNNNNNNNNNNNNNNNNNNNNNNNNNNNNNNNNNNNNNNNNNNNNNNNNNNNNNNNNNNNNNNNNNNNNNNNNNNNNNNNNNNNNNNNNNNNNNNNNNNNNNNNNNNNNNNNNNNNNNNNNNNNNNNNNNNNNNNNNNNNNNNNNNNNNNNNNNNNNNNNNNNNNNNNNNNNNNNNNNNNNNNNNNNNNNNNNNNNNNNNNNNNNNNNNNNNNNNNNNNNNNNNNNNNNNNNNNNNNNNNNNNNNNNNNNNNNNNNNNNNNNNNNNNNNNNNNNNNNNNNNNNNNNNNNNNNNNNNNNNNNNNNNNNNNNNNNNNNNNNNNNNNNNNNNNNNNNNNNNNNNNNNNNNNNNNNNNNNNNNNNNNNNNNNNNNNNNNNNNNNNNNNNNNNNNNNNNNNNNNNNNNNNNNNNNNNNNNNNNNNNNNNNNNNNNNNNNNNNNNNNNNNNNNNNNNNNNNNNNNNNNNNNNNNNNNNNNNNNNNNNNNNNNNNNNNNNNNNNNNNNNNNNNNNNNNNNNNNNNNNNNNNNNNNNNNNNNNNNNNNNNNNNNNNNNNNNNNNNNNNNNNNNNNNNNNNNNNNNNNNNNNNNNNNNNNNNNNNNNNNNNNNNNNNNNNNNNNNNNNNNNNNNNNNNNNNNNNNNNNNNNNNNNNNNNNNNNNNNNNNNNNNNNNNNNNNNNNNNNNNNNNNNNNNNNNNNNNNNNNNNNNNNNNNNNNNNNNNNNNNNNNNNNNNNNNNNNNNNNNNNNNNNNNNNNNNNNNNNNNNNNNNNNNNNNNNNNNNNNNNNNNNNNNNNNNNNNNNNNNNNNNNNNNNNNNNNNNNNNNNNNNNNNNNNNNNNNNNNNNNNNNNNNNNNNNNNNNNNNNNNNNNNNNNNNNNNNNNNNNNNNNNNNNNNNNNNNNNNNNNNNNNNNNNNNNNNNNNNNNNNNNNNNNNNNNNNNNNNNNNNNNNNNNNNNNNNNNNNNNNNNNNNNNNNNNNNNNNNNNNNNNNNNNNNNNNNNNNNNNNNNNNNNNNNNNNNNNNNNNNNNNNNNNNNNNNNNNNNNNNNNNNNNNNNNNNNNNNNNNNNNNNNNNNNNNNNNNNNNNNNNNNNNNNNNNNNNNNNNNNNNNNNNNNNNNNNNNNNNNNNNNNNNNNNNNNNNNNNNNNNNNNNNNNNNNNNNNNNNNNNNNNNNNNNNNNNNNNNNNNNNNNNNNNNNNNNNNNNNNNNNNNNNNNNNNNNNNNNNNNNNNNNNNNNNNNNNNNNNNNNNNNNNNNNNNNNNNNNNNNNNNNNNNNNNNNNNNNNNNNNNNNNNNNNNNNNNNNNNNNNNNNNNNNNNNNNNNNNNNNNNNNNNNNNNNNNNNNNNNNNNNNNNNNNNNNNNNNNNNNNNNNNNNNNNNNNNNNNNNNNNNNNNNNNNNNNNNNNNNNNNNNNNNNNNNNNNNNNNNNNNNNNNNNNNNNNNNNNNNNNNNNNNNNNNNNNNNNNNNNNNNNNNNNNNNNNNNNNNNNNNNNNNNNNNNNNNNNNNNNNNNNNNNNNNNNNNNNNNNNNNNNNNNNNNNNNNNNNNNNNNNNNNNNNNNNNNNNNNNNNNNNNNNNNNNNNNNNNNNNNNNNNNNNNNNNNNNNNNNNNNNNNNNNNNNNNNNNNNNNNNNNNNNNNNNNNNNNNNNNNNNNNNNNNNNNNNNNNNNNNNNNNNNNNNNNNNNNNNNNNNNNNNNNNNNNNNNNNNNNNNNNNNNNNNNNNNNNNNNNNNNNNNNNNNNNNNNNNNNNNNNNNNNNNNNNNNNNNNNNNNNNNNNNNNNNNNNNNNNNNNNNNNNNNNNNNNNNNNNNNNNNNNNNNNNNNNNNNNNNNNNNNNNNNNNNNNNNNNNNNNNNNNNNNNNNNNNNNNNNNNNNNNNNNNNNNNNNNNNNNNNNNNNNNNNNNNNNNNNNNNNNNNNNNNNNNNNNNNNNNNNNNNNNNNNNNNNNNNNNNNNNNNNNNNNNNNNNNNNNNNNNNNNNNNNNNNNNNNNNNNNNNNNNNNNNNNNNNNNNNNNNNNNNNNNNNNNNNNNNNNNNNNNNNNNNNNNNNNNNNNNNNNNNNNNNNNNNNNNNNNNNNNNNNNNNNNNNNNNNNNNNNNNNNNNNNNNNNNNNNNNNNNNNNNNNNNNNNNNNNNNNNNNNNNNNNNNNNNNNNNNNNNNNNNNNNNNNNNNNNNNNNNNNNNNNNNNNNNNNNNNNNNNNNNNNNNNNNNNNNNNNNNNNNNNNNNNNNNNNNNNNNNNNNNNNNNNNNNNNNNNNNNNNNNNNNNNNNNNNNNNNNNNNNNNNNNNNNNNNNNNNNNNNNNNNNNNNNNNNNNNNNNNNNNNNNNNNNNNNNNNNNNNNNNNNNNNNNNNNNNNNNNNNNNNNNNNNNNNNNNNNNNNNNNNNNNNNNNNNNNNNNNNNNNNNNNNNNNNNNNNNNNNNNNNNNNNNNNNNNNNNNNNNNNNNNNNNNNNNNNNNNNNNNNNNNNNNNNNNNNNNNNNNNNNNNNNNNNNNNNNNNNNNNNNNNNNNNNNNNNNNNNNNNNNNNNNNNNNNNNNNNNNNNNNNNNNNNNNNNNNNNNNNNNNNNNNNNNNNNNNNNNNNNNNNNNNNNNNNNNNNNNNctgtttgcctgggtatcagcagcagaggctgcagaagatagaatattgctgaacagcaagtgtacctgtctgattcttgctttggaggtttcctctcaggggtgtactccaccctgtgaggtgtggggtgtcagactgcccctagtgggggatgtctcccagttaggctactcaggggtcagggacccacttgagcaggcaatctgtcccttctcagatctcaacctccgtgttgggagatccactgctctcttcaaagctgtcagacagagtcgtttgcgtctgcagaggtttctgctgcttttgttgttatctgtgccctgtccccagaggtggagtctacagagacaggcaggtttccttgagctgctgtgtgctccacccagttccagcttcccagcggctttgtttacttacttaagcctcagcaatggcgggcgcccctcccccagcctccctgctgccttgtggttagatcgcagactgctgtgctagcaatgagggaggctccgtgggcatgggaccctcccggccaggtgtgggatataatctcctggtgtgcctgtttgcttaaagcacagtattggggtgggagttacccgattttccaggtgttgtgtgtctcagtttccctggctaggaaaagggattccctttccccttgcgcttcccaggtgaggcgatgcctcgccctgcttcagctctcgctggtcgggctgcagcagctgaccagcaccgattgtctggcactccctagtgagatgaacccagtacctcagttgaaaatgcaaaaatcaccagtcttctgtgtcgcttgcgctgggagttggagactggagctgttcctattcggccatcttgctctgccccccccGAAATGGGTACTTTCATATATTGGTAGACAAATGCAATTTTGCAGGCTTTTGGTAAAGAAATCTGATAACACCtactaacattaaaaatatatgtatcctTGACACCACAGTATTATTACCACATATCTGTCccatagtaataaaaatatcagcatataaaattatatgtacaaGTGTATGTATCACAGAATTTTTCAAATgtgcaaaaatacagaaatatgggAATATAAAAATGCTTATCAATAGGAAAGGGCTTGAAATAAATAGTGGTTTGTCTGCATTGTGGAATACTGTGCTATAAGGCATTGATTAGAAATAGTATATTAGAACTATACTAGTTGATTTAGAGCAATGTACTCAAGGCATTTTTGAATGAGGAAAGTTAGATGAAGAGGAGTGTATATTATATTATCTAATCTGTATAGTCAATTTTAAACTCCTTATCAATtgcatatgcgtgtgtgtgtgtgtgtgtaattacaTGATCCTGAAGTATAGCATAGAAGTACAAACACAGTGTTGTTAACATAGGTTAACAGTTTGACTGACAGAGGAGCAGTGAATCTGGATGAGTTGGAGAGAAATGGTGGAAAGAGGTAAGATTGGAGAAGAGTTGGGTGAGGAATTGATAATTAACTTTTACTTTATACATCTTTGtacattttacttattaaaaCAAGCATGTGTTAAATCCATAATTTGAAAAGTACATCTATAAAAGAACCTTTAAAATATTGagttaaattaaacttttttgaaCACTCCAGGGGTTTGAATGGTGGCTTCCCAAAAGATATGTTGACCCAGAACCTATGAATGTGACCTTTTTCGGAAAAACGgtctttgcagatgaaattaaattaaaatctccATTGGAGATCATCTTGCAAAATCCTAAATCCAGTGACAAGAGTCATCataagagaagagaaggggagaagacacacagagaggaGAAGGCTATGTGAAGGCTGAGGGAGAGACTGGACTGAGAGCCACAGGCTAAGGACTGCGAAGAGACACCAGAAGCTGAAATAGGCAAGATGCAGAATCTCCCCTTAACCTGCTGCAAGGAGTATATAGCCCAcctgataccttgattttggacttctgacctccatgactatgagagaataaatttctgttgtcttaagccaGTAAATTTGTGGtaggtaatttgttacagtaacCTAGGAACTTAATACAAATATGAAACCTttatttcaatggaaattttcTATGAGTTCCAATATGTAAAAATACTAGAGCTACTCTGGCTCATGAATAAGACATCCTGCCCCACCATTCCCACCCTTGTGTCACCACAGAAACACTAGTGATACTTGGATCACAGCTTGAACATCACTGATTTAGTCCAATCCCCTTTCTGTACAGAAGAGAAGAGTGGAACTTCAAGAATGTTTCCCATCTTTTGGTAAGTTAAGCAAACTCGAAGGAACCTTATGCCCCTTTCTGAATTTGTTGCTTGTAAGGTTTAGGATCATTTTAAGTATCTTATGACAGGTTACTTTAGTACTCTTAGCTCTtcctatttttgtacttttgacaCATTCATTTCACTGCCACACAAtcatttttgtaaagttttattcacatttttccttAAGTTTCCATTTCCTTTGGAAAAGATTTTTCATAACTCATTGGTTTCTTGTGGACAATCCCTAGATATGCACCTTTCACTTCTTTCACTTGAGGTATGTATCCCTCATGAATTCTTACCTCTGTTTCTCTGTTCCATCATGTGACTATACTAAGCTGAGAATTCCCCTGACATCACTGGATGCAATGGGCCCAGGGTATAAAAACACTTGAGAAGGCATGACATTTGTGGTGCAGAAAGAATGAGTACAGCCTATGtgcaatgaaaaaaaacaaagagactgAATGCTGAACAACTGCAGTTAAGGTACCATGTCTCACCGTAGGGCACTAGGTTTATGCACAATGGGTCAGGCTCATTCCTCAACATGGATGATTCTTTAtgtctaccaaaaacaaaacaaacaaacaaacaaaatcccaccTTTCCTGAAACAGCATTGCAAGGCAACTGAGGCTCCAAAGGCTCTGATGAGTGAGATGAGGTGCAGAGAGTTGAGAAAGACCATCACTGGGTGTCATCACAGCCATCATTTTGCAAGACTTATATGGGTCATTGCATGTTTGAGATCAACATATGTTTTGTGTAGTGGAGAACGGAATTAATTACATCTGAAGAAGAAGTTTATAAAGACCTTCAACTTGACATTTTTGCAATCACACACACAGATACTATGAGAATTTTGAACAATAGGCTTCAAAAACCATGATTGTTACGTATTAGCATGGAGCACATGGAAAACAAAAGGTAAAGAGACAATGAAAATAAGGATGACCAAgatagaaataaacacaaaagtgAAGAAGGTGGAGATTATTCTGTTTATTGCAACTAAGggttttatatacataaatatatcgATTCTTATATATTTGTAactaatatatgttttatatatttataattgtgagCATATTTGTAGTTtgtgatatacacatacacacacacacacacaatcataacTCTCACTGTTGGGTTTGAAGATGGCATAAGTTTGTTCCAAATATTTCAGGggacatatttataaaaaattatttgttgtttatctgatgttcaaattta encodes the following:
- the C3H7orf66 gene encoding LOW QUALITY PROTEIN: uncharacterized protein C7orf66 homolog (The sequence of the model RefSeq protein was modified relative to this genomic sequence to represent the inferred CDS: deleted 1 base in 1 codon; substituted 1 base at 1 genomic stop codon), which produces MMAVMTPSDGLSQLSAPHLTHQSLWSLSCLAMLFQERWDFAVLILSAPQMSCLLKCFYTLGPLHPVMSGEFSAXYSHMMEQRNRVRIHEGYIPQVKEVKGAYLGIVHKKPMSYEKSFPKEMET